Genomic window (Enterobacteriaceae bacterium 4M9):
TGCCGGGTTTTATTGCGGAACTGTCTTATCAACTCAGGTTGCGAACGACCGGTAAAACTAAGTCGTTATATAACAAAGTCTGACGCCCGTAATAAGGAATTATGATGCAGGATTTACGCGGATTCTCGGTGCCGAAAGGCTTTCGGGGTGGGGGTGCTATTAAAGTTCAACTGTGGTGGGCGGTGCAGGCAACATTATTTGCCTGGTCGCCGCAAATAGCCTACCGCTGGCGTGCTTTCTTATTACGGCTGTTTGGTGCGCGCATTGGAAAAAACGTGGTGATTCGCCCATCGGTAAAAATTACTTATCCGTGGAAATTAACCGTGGGTGATTATGCCTGGGTGGGCGATGACGCGGTGCTTTATACCCTGGGCGCTATTTCCATTGGTGCCAACGCGGTGGTATCGCAGAAGTGCTATTTGTGTACCGGCAGCCACGATTATATGAGTGCGCATTTTGATATTAACGCCGCACCTATTGTGATTGGCGAGAAATGCTGGCTGGCAACTGACGTCTTTGTAGCACCAGGAGTCACGGTGGGTGACTCCACGGTAGTTGGCGCGCGCAGCAGTGTTTTTAGCTCACTGCCGCCAGACAGCATCTGCCGGGGCAACCCGGCGAAAGCGGTACGCCGACGCTGCGTACAGGCACAGGCGGCATAACGATTTCCCTTCCAGGAAGGGCGGCCTTACGAGGCTACAGGCAAGGTCAGCGGCTTTGCGGTGTTTGTTCTCGCGTCAGCGAAGAGCACATAACTAAACGGTGCAAGGCCTGACAACCAGGTATTGCCACCGACTTGAAGACTGTTCACCGG
Coding sequences:
- the wcaF gene encoding colanic acid biosynthesis acetyltransferase WcaF, coding for MQDLRGFSVPKGFRGGGAIKVQLWWAVQATLFAWSPQIAYRWRAFLLRLFGARIGKNVVIRPSVKITYPWKLTVGDYAWVGDDAVLYTLGAISIGANAVVSQKCYLCTGSHDYMSAHFDINAAPIVIGEKCWLATDVFVAPGVTVGDSTVVGARSSVFSSLPPDSICRGNPAKAVRRRCVQAQAA